In Euphorbia lathyris chromosome 10, ddEupLath1.1, whole genome shotgun sequence, a single genomic region encodes these proteins:
- the LOC136209463 gene encoding uncharacterized protein, whose amino-acid sequence MVGELSYYSVLEVTSDSSAHDIKQAYHRLAMKWHPDRWTRSPSHVLSDAKSKFQQIQQAYSVLSDQKKRTLYDMELYEEGEDEGYSDFVQEMMSLIAQERRQKKRYSMEELQAMFTEMVQGFQQSPTSCSESDDYSRDSKKGRWEYDPNIGMNSHFSCGIF is encoded by the exons ATGGTTGGTGAGCTTTCTTATTACAGTGTTCTTGAAGTCACTTCAGATTCTTCTGCTCATGATATCAAACAAGCTTATCACAGGCTAGCTATG AAATGGCATCCTGATAGGTGGACTAGAAGTCCCTCTCATGTTTTGAGTGACGCCAAAAGCAAATTCCAACAAATTCAACAGGCTTATTCAGTATTATCAGATCAGAAGAAAAGAACATTGTACGATATGGAATTGTATGAAGAAGGAGAAGATGAG GGATATTCAGACTTTGTGCAGGAGATGATGTCTCTTATAGCCCAGGAAAGGAGACAG AAGAAGAGGTATAGCATGGAGGAGTTACAGGCAATGTTCACAGAAATGGTACAAGGATTCCAACAATCTCCAACCTCTTGCAGTGAGTCTGATGATTATTCCAGAGACTCGAAAAAGGGACGTTGGGAATATGATCCAAATATAGGGATGAATTCTCATTTTAGCTGTGGAATTTTCTGA